The genome window AACACGTGATCCCAACCCGAAACTTGGCAGGTGCCGCCACGGCCGGGGCCGTCGCAAGGGAACCGGAAGCCCAAGTTGCCTTTGTCAGGAATCAAGCGAGAACTGCGTGCAAACAACACGCCCTTCAAGAGAATCAGGACTGTAACGTGAATGGTGAAAGCGTGGATGTGGTGGATCATGAAATCCGCCGTACCCAACTCGATCGGCATCATTGCTACTTTGCCGGCGACTGCTACTGCACCGCCGCCAAAAGCGTGGCTGACGATTTCCGTAGCGTTAGGCGCTGTTGTGCCAGGAGCCAAGGCGTGGATGTTTTGCACCCACTGGGCAAATATCGGACGCAACTGAATCCCGGTATCCGAGAACAAATCTTGAGGACGACCGAAAGCCCGCATCGTGTCGTTGTGAACGTACAAACCGAAGCTGTGGAAGCCCAAGAATATACAAACCCAGTTTAGGTGAGAGATGATTGCATCTCTGTGACGGAGTACGCGGTCGAGCAAGTTATTAACGTGCTGCGCCGGATCGTAGTCCCGCACCATAAAGATTGCTGCGTGAGCGGCTGCACCGACGATCAGGAATCCGCCAATCCACATGTGGTGGGTGAACAGCGATAGCTGAGTCGGATAGTCGGTCGCGATGTACGGATACGGAGGCATCGAGTACATGTGGTGAGCCACGATGATGCTCAGAGAGCCCATCCAGGCCAAGTTCCACGACAGTTGGCAGTGCCAAGACTGCGTGAAGATTTCGTACATCCCCTTGTGGCCTTCGCCTGTGAAGGGGCCTTTGTGAGCTTCCAGAACTTCTTTAAAGCTGTGGCCGATGCCCCAGTTAGTGCGGTAGAAGTGACCGGCGACGATGAACAGCACTGCCAACGCTAAGTGGTGGTGCGCTGTATCTGTCAGCCACAAACCGCCTGTGGTGGGGTTCAGACCGCCTTTGAATGTCAGGAAGTCGGCATAAGCGCCCCAGTTGAGGGTGAAGAAGGGCGTTAGACCTTTAGCGAAGCTTGGGTAGATGTCTGCCATCAAGCTCGGTGTCAAAATCCACTCGTGTGGCAGCGGGATATCGGCAACTGTTTTGATCAGCTTGCCGCCTACTGTCAGAGGTGCGCCTGCATCGATCGCGTCCATGCAAGCGTTGATCGGCAGCGAAACGTGGATCTGCTGTCCGGCGTAGCCCAAGCAACCGCAGCCCAGCAAACCTGCCAAGTGGTGGTTCATCATCGATTCCACGTTCTGGAACCATTCCAGTTTCGGAGCGCGGACGTGATAGTGGAACCAACCGGCAAACAGCATCAAAGCTGCCATTACCAGGGCGCCGATCGCAGTGCAATATAGCTGGTATGAGTTAGTGATGCCGTTGGCGCGCCACAGTTGGAATAGACCAGAGGTGATCTGAATCCCGTGAAAGCCGCCGCCTACATCTGCATTTAAAATTTCTTGACCAAAAATCGGCCAGACCACTTGAGCGCTGGGCTTGATGGCTGTAGGATTTGTCAGCCAAGCTTCGTAATTGGAAAATTTAGCGCCGTGGAAATATGCGCCGCTCAACCATACGAAGATTACTGCCAAGTGGCCGAAGTGAGCGCTAAAGATTTTGCGCGAAACGTCTTCTAAGTCACTTGTATGACTGTCAAAGTCGTGAGCGTTAGCGTGGAGGTTCCAAATCCAAGTGGTGGTTTTTGGTCCCTTAGCTAGAGTGCGATCGAAATGACCGGGTTTTGACCACTTCTCGAAAGAAGTTGGAACCGGATTCTTATCGACTACTACCCTAGCTTTTACCTCTCGCTCTGGAGGACTAATGGTCATGAAGACTCTCCTCTCGGTAAGACAAGGAACGAGAACTGAATACTGTACCGGACACTCCCCGCGCTTGATTAGGCGGGGGATTCTCGAAAAAGCCGACACTGCAATACACTTTACTCTTTGCAGAGTTAGACGCAGGTGCATCGTCTCCCCAAGCATTTTGCTTCTTTGAAGAAGCCAGTTTCCCAGTGTCGCTAACAATGTGACTGGGTACTGCCAACTCTTCTCGCCAGATGAGCCGCCGATCGCCCCTTGATTCAGACTTGATACGGCTGCTCCTTTTGAGGGAGTTTTATGAATTATAAGCTTGCTAGAGGAGTATTAATCGCTTGTTAACAATACTTAAAAAAGGCTCAATTCTTGATGTAATAACGCCTTTAAATTCCACAGTCCCTCGAAAAAGTCAAGGGGTACTGCCATTAACTTTACAAAACTCAAAGATAAAGTAATTTAGGAATACTCATTTGTAGATATATGTTTTGGAAAAAGGCTGCTGGAATTAAGAGTGCGAGAGGATGGGTTGCCTGCTGCTGGCTCAATCCGGGTTCCTACACGGCTTTGGAATTCCCCAGCAGCAATTCCCCAATACTCAATTCATTTTTGGGCTATAGTTCCCTATGACAACGCTTCTAGGAGTATGGTTGCGTGATAGGGATCAATTGGCACAGAACGGTTGCGGGCAGGCTGCTGGCATTGTTCGCAGCAGCAATATTAATTTTGGGTTTAGCAAGTTGTGGCGCGGGCCATCCCGAATTGCCCAAACCAGGGAACAAGAACGGCTCAGCTACCGCCCCAGTAAACAGAATCTCAGAGGTTTCTCCCCCAGAAGCCATTCAAAAACTGCGTCAGGCTCTAGAAATCTACCAGCCTCAAGTTAGTATTTTGAATCCAAAACCTGACGAAGTGCTTCAGGATATAAATGTGTCTGTTCAGTTCCAAGTGAAGGACTTGCCCATTTTCAAAGATGCAAACTTGGGTTTGGGCCCCCATCTGCAAGTTTTATTAGACAACCAACCTTATGCAGCAGTTTACGACATCAACCAACCTTTAACGCTCTCCGACTTAGAACCCGGAACCCATACCCTGCGGGTGTTCGCCGCTCGCCCTTGGGAAGAAAGCTTTAAAAACGAAGGTGCCGCGGCTCAAACCACCTTTCACGTTTTTACTAAAACAGACGACAATAATCCCGATCGAACATTGCCCCTATTAACGTACAACAGCCCCCAAGGCAGCTACGGGGCACAACCCATCCTGCTCGACTTTTACTTGACAAATGCCCCCCCGCACGAAGTGGCGCAAGAAAATTCCCAAGATGAAATACTCGATTGGAAAATTCGAGCCACAGTGAACGGCGAAAGCTTTGCGATCGACCAGTGGCAACCTATATATCTTAAAGGATTCAAACCAGGGAAAAACTGGGTACAGCTAGAATTAATTGACGAACGGGGAAATATCGTCAAAAACGCCTTTAATAATACAGTCAGACTGATAAATTTCCAACCGCTCGGCCAAGACACTCTTTCAAAATTAGTGCGGGGCGAACTAACAGTAGCAGAAACTCGCGGTATAGTCGATCGCACCTACCAAGCCCCCGAACCGACACCAACCCCAACCCCCGAACCGACACCGACACCTGCATTAGAAAAAACACCAGTTGTCCCACCCTCACCAGCGGTTCCAGAAACCCCTGTTACCCTACCCAGCTTAGAGCCAACAGTTGCTCCCGAAGTTGCTCCCACACAAGTAATAGAACCGACACCGACAGCAACCCCCCAACTCGAAGCGCCGAAAATTGTAGAACCCGTTCAAGCAGTAGAACCGACACCGACAGCAACCCCCCAACTCGAAGCGCCGAAAATTGTAGAACCCGTTCAAGTAATAGAACCCACACCGACAGCAACTCCACAGTTAGAAACCCCGAAAGTTGTTGCACCCGTTAAAATAATAGAACCGACCCCAACAGCATCTCCTGAAGCAAAAAAACAGGAATATAAAGGATACTACAATCGGTTCCGCAACTTTTTGCGTCAAGTTGCCGAACCTGCTAATCCTTCAGAGTCACCAACCCTGCCAGAAATAACAGAAAAAGCTCCAGTACCAAAAGTAATCGCTCCCGCGAACCCAGCAGAACCGTCTCCCAATCTTGTACCGCCAACGCCACCAGTTGCCACTGAAACTCCTAGCCAACCAACCAGCGAATTAGCCCCTCCCGAAACAACAGTTTCCGAACCAGAAAATCAGCCCAAATCCGAACAAAAAGTCGAATTTGCCACCTAACAAAAACCTTCTGGGCTTCGTGGCACGGGCGGGACGCCCGTGCTCCATCTGCGGTCAAAAATCAAAAATTAGGACACTAAAAAATGACCTACCTCGAAACAGCAGCCAAATTCTACAGCGATGTTGCCGAAACACCCCAACTCGGACTTTGCTGCGTCCAAAGCAGTCCCTTGCAATTGCCAGGATTAAAAATTCCCCAACAAATGCAAGAAATGAATTACGGCTGCGGCACAACCGTTCACGCCGCCGAACTCGTCGGCAATCCCTTCGTGCTTTATGTAGGCGTCGGCGGCGGCTTGGAAGCACTACAATTTGCATATTTTTCTAGACACGAAGGAGCGATTATTGCCGTCGATCCGGTTCCAGCAATGCGAGAGGCGGCTGCACGAAACTTGCAAATTGCCGCCCACGAAAATGATTGGTTTGATGCGAGTTTTGTAGAAATTTGTGAAGGCGATGCTTTTGCGTTGCCGGTGCCGGATGCTTCTGTAGATGTTGTCGCCCAAAACTGCTTGTTTAATATCTTTGAACCAGCGGATTTAGCTAAAGCATTAAAAGAGACTTATCGGGTGTTAAAACCGGGTGGCAGATTGTTGATGAGCGATCCGATCGCAACTCGGCCAGTTCCCCAACATTTGAAGCAAGACGAACGCTTGCGGGCGCTGTGTTTGTCCGGTGCTCTGACATACGCAGAATACGTTCAACACCTTGTAGACGTAGGTTTTGGGCAAGTCGAAGTGCGGGCGCGCCGTCCTTACCGATTGCTGGACAAACACAATTATCAATTGGATGCAGATTTGCTGTTAGAAAGCCTGGATTCGGTGTCTTTCAAAGTGGATGTACCGGATGACGGAGCTTGCATTTTCACTGGCAAGACGGCGATTTATACGGGGTCTGAAGAGCTGTTTGATGACGGGGCGGGTCACGTTTTGCAGCGGGGCGTGCCGGCGGCGGTGTGCGATAAAACTGCTGGGAAGTTGGGGGGATTAATGCCGGATCGGGTGTTGATTACTGATTCGACTTGGCATTATAACGGCGGCGGTTGCTGTTAGGAGAAAAAACGGCGGTTTAAACTGCGCCTACACAAACGAAGTCCGCCTGCGCCGACTCTTGAGAACGCGCGCAGGCGGGTTTTGTGTGTGTAGTCGCGATTTCCAATCGCCCGGTAGATTTGAGCAGAATCAAAATTCTCATAAGGTATGTTACCAACCTATAAGCTGAACTTGAGGCGCGGCTGATTCCTTGGAATACTGTCTGATTAGCGCTTGGGCCTTTTCCCTGTTTAGTCCTGTGTATAAATTGTAAACTACTTCCTCATTTTGAGAGGAGAGATATAATAAACCACAGTCTTTTACCCGCGAGTAAATTAAGGGAACTTTGGCAAACTCAAGTAAAGTGGCTTTTTTGCGATCGCGCTCTCTCGCTTCTGGGCTATCGTGGTATTGAGACTGAAACTCTACTACTAGGCAAGGATTGTAGTTCAAGTCTGTGATTAGAGCATCCACAGCACTGGGGCTAAATAAAAACTTTTTGAGTTCCCAGTCAAGGTTGCTGACTTGTTCGCAAATTTGGGACAAGCTAACCTGTGTATGAATTTTATAGTTGTTGTCTACACAGGTATGAAGAAATTCGAGCATTCTTTCTTCGTAAGGGTTGACAAGTCTTTTGGCTTTTACAGACATTAGTTTTGCTCCATTATGACTTTACCAAAGTAACTGATGAATTCTTTAAGAACTTCGGGACAATTTATAGATGCTTGCCATGTATAAGGAAACAGTTTATCGCTACTTAACAAGACATAAGTTTTATTGTCGGCTAAATTAGCAGTATCTATGCTAAAATCGGCGAGATATTGAATGTATTCGCTACTTTTATAGGGATGTTTTAAACCTGTATTTCCTGCTACTTTATTGGTAGAAATCATGTGGCTTAATTCATTTCTATATTTGATGGTGTTTAAAAATTTTTCTTTTTGACTAGGTAAAACCCACAAACGACACACAACTATCATTTCATAATCGATATCACTGTAGTTACCCACAAAGTTATAGAAGTTTATTTCTAAGATGTGTTTTTCTAAAATTTTTTGAGGTACACAAATACACAAATCCTCTTTCCGCTGAGCTAAAACAAGTTGATAACGCTTATCTCCTTTCCCGGGATTTTTAAGTCTGTACCCTATATATTGAGATGTTCGCTTTTCCTCAAACTTGTCATAGAAGCCCATTTGCTTGAGTAAAGTTGCAGCCGAAGACATTAAATCTTCGCCACCTTCAATCACTTGAATATTGGTTGAAATCAGGCGGGGTACGCCGTCTTCTACCTCAAAACGCTGAATAATATCGTAGATAATTTTAGACATGGGCTGCTTCCTAAAAACCTTGGCTAAGATTAATAGACATAGCTTAAACTGGCCAGCCAGAGATGTCAAGCATCTTGGCTAAGATTTTTAGATGTTACTTACCGAGGGATTATTTGAGTATTTATACGCAACAAGGACAGTGAGACCCG of Oscillatoria nigro-viridis PCC 7112 contains these proteins:
- the psaA gene encoding photosystem I core protein PsaA, translating into MTISPPEREVKARVVVDKNPVPTSFEKWSKPGHFDRTLAKGPKTTTWIWNLHANAHDFDSHTSDLEDVSRKIFSAHFGHLAVIFVWLSGAYFHGAKFSNYEAWLTNPTAIKPSAQVVWPIFGQEILNADVGGGFHGIQITSGLFQLWRANGITNSYQLYCTAIGALVMAALMLFAGWFHYHVRAPKLEWFQNVESMMNHHLAGLLGCGCLGYAGQQIHVSLPINACMDAIDAGAPLTVGGKLIKTVADIPLPHEWILTPSLMADIYPSFAKGLTPFFTLNWGAYADFLTFKGGLNPTTGGLWLTDTAHHHLALAVLFIVAGHFYRTNWGIGHSFKEVLEAHKGPFTGEGHKGMYEIFTQSWHCQLSWNLAWMGSLSIIVAHHMYSMPPYPYIATDYPTQLSLFTHHMWIGGFLIVGAAAHAAIFMVRDYDPAQHVNNLLDRVLRHRDAIISHLNWVCIFLGFHSFGLYVHNDTMRAFGRPQDLFSDTGIQLRPIFAQWVQNIHALAPGTTAPNATEIVSHAFGGGAVAVAGKVAMMPIELGTADFMIHHIHAFTIHVTVLILLKGVLFARSSRLIPDKGNLGFRFPCDGPGRGGTCQVSGWDHVFLGLFWMYNSISIVIFHFSWKMQSDVWGTVSPDGTISHITGGNFAQSAITINGWLRDFLWAQASQVIQSYGSALSAYGLMFLAGHFVFAFSLMFLFSGRGYWQELIESIVWAHNKLKVAPSIQPRALSITQGRAVGVAHYLLGGIVTTWAFFLARIISVG
- the arsM gene encoding arsenosugar biosynthesis arsenite methyltransferase ArsM — its product is MTYLETAAKFYSDVAETPQLGLCCVQSSPLQLPGLKIPQQMQEMNYGCGTTVHAAELVGNPFVLYVGVGGGLEALQFAYFSRHEGAIIAVDPVPAMREAAARNLQIAAHENDWFDASFVEICEGDAFALPVPDASVDVVAQNCLFNIFEPADLAKALKETYRVLKPGGRLLMSDPIATRPVPQHLKQDERLRALCLSGALTYAEYVQHLVDVGFGQVEVRARRPYRLLDKHNYQLDADLLLESLDSVSFKVDVPDDGACIFTGKTAIYTGSEELFDDGAGHVLQRGVPAAVCDKTAGKLGGLMPDRVLITDSTWHYNGGGCC
- a CDS encoding DUF2726 domain-containing protein, with product MSVKAKRLVNPYEERMLEFLHTCVDNNYKIHTQVSLSQICEQVSNLDWELKKFLFSPSAVDALITDLNYNPCLVVEFQSQYHDSPEARERDRKKATLLEFAKVPLIYSRVKDCGLLYLSSQNEEVVYNLYTGLNREKAQALIRQYSKESAAPQVQLIGW